The genomic region TTTTGTAATTTTTCTTTTGCTATAGAATTAGAAAAAGTAAATGGTATTTCTGTTATAATAGGAGATGAAATAATCTTAGATTCCGAGATAAAAAATTATTTAGATTATAATAAAAATATTTCTCCATGTAAAGGATTAAAAAATTTATTAATTCACAAATTAATTCTTTATTATGCAAAAAAAGATCCTAATTTACATATTTATGATCAAGAATTAGAAAAAAAAGTATCTAATATATTAGAAGAAAATTTGGTAAATACTAAAAATTATTATACTAAGGAATTTTTGGAAGAATTCACTGAAACTATTAAAAATAATCAATATATAGAAAAATTTTATCAAAAAATAATAGACGATATAGAAGTTTCTCCTGAAGAGGTAAAATATTTTTTTAATAAAAAAAAGGAAAAATTACCTATAATTCCAAAAAAAATATGTATTTCTTATATGATTTTTTATCCAAAATTAATTGAAAAACACCGGAATAAAATTTTTAATTTTTTGAAAAAAATCAAAAATGAAATTCATTCTGATAAAGATTTTTCGACGAAAGCAATTTTATTATCAGAAGATTATTCTTCGGCATGGAATGGTGGTATTATTAATGGATTAAAAAAGAAAAATATACCAAAAGAATTTGAACGTGTAGTTTATGCTCTAAAA from Blattabacterium sp. (Cryptocercus punctulatus) str. Cpu harbors:
- a CDS encoding peptidylprolyl isomerase, producing MIKNILFKFSFFLIIFCNFSFAIELEKVNGISVIIGDEIILDSEIKNYLDYNKNISPCKGLKNLLIHKLILYYAKKDPNLHIYDQELEKKVSNILEENLVNTKNYYTKEFLEEFTETIKNNQYIEKFYQKIIDDIEVSPEEVKYFFNKKKEKLPIIPKKICISYMIFYPKLIEKHRNKIFNFLKKIKNEIHSDKDFSTKAILLSEDYSSAWNGGIINGLKKKNIPKEFERVVYALKEKQISEPFETNLGFHLVKIEEKKGDEIDIRHILIKPKYTKEELTKTKKFVDLIKNRLINHEIFFETIQDENPINNNQIVVNSYIWKKKCIEEKDLSKKMKKSLIHLKNGEISDTYKEILNGKEVFFIVKLLEKIPSHPISLEKDYTELKNLIKILKQEEKIKNWVKIQLKKLT